The nucleotide window CGCCCGCCGACTTCGTCCACATCGCCCCGCCCGCCGGCGTCCTCGATCATTACATCCCCGATATGACCGTCCGCGTCGCCGCCGGCACGTCGCTTGCCGACCTGCAGGCCGCGCTCGCTCAGCGAAACCAGTATCTGCCCCTCGACGGCGCCGCCGCGCACATGACCCTCGCCGAGATCATCGCGCACAACGTCTACGGCCCCGCCCGCGCTTCGCAGGGCAACATCCGCGATCTCCTCCTCGGCCTGCATTACGTCAACGCCGCCGGACATCGCATCAAAGTCGGCGGTCGCACCGTCAAAAACGTCGCCGGGTATGACGTGACCCGCTTCATGGTCGGCAATCTCAACACGCTCGGCCTCATTGCCGAAGCCACCGTCCGCACCGCCGCGATCCCGCCGCAGATCACCCGCCTGACCATCACCGGCGTCGCCCCCGCTTCCCTCGCCCCGCTCGTCACCGATCTGCTCCTCTCCGACGCCGCGCCGTATGCGATGCGCCTCACCGTCACCCCGCCGAATAATCCCCTGCTGCACATCACCTACGCCGACACGCCGCGCGGATGCAACGTGCGATGCGATGCGCTCAAGAACTGGCTCGTCGCTCAGCGATGGTCCATCGCGGACACGTCCCGCCATGACGACGATTTCCCCGCCGACCTGAAGCGCCAATTCGCCGATGCCGACGCG belongs to Planctomycetota bacterium and includes:
- a CDS encoding FAD-binding protein — protein: MSELVAIQGVAPRRVESAGSIDDYAARIAAAAQAGESLVDYGLAHHDLGHPPPADFVHIAPPAGVLDHYIPDMTVRVAAGTSLADLQAALAQRNQYLPLDGAAAHMTLAEIIAHNVYGPARASQGNIRDLLLGLHYVNAAGHRIKVGGRTVKNVAGYDVTRFMVGNLNTLGLIAEATVRTAAIPPQITRLTITGVAPASLAPLVTDLLLSDAAPYAMRLTVTPPNNPLLHITYADTPRGCNVRCDALKNWLVAQRWSIADTSRHDDDFPADLKRQFADADAMLKHPARVKLIVPPASTGKILEAIAMMQPRPTSLTALPTHGVIHLAADWSADDAAAFDKSALKLIAPVHGMRLWLRRPDGAVAIRPFAPPQSDWPLMHQLKYAMDPDNCFNPGRFP